From the genome of Cydia strobilella chromosome 21, ilCydStro3.1, whole genome shotgun sequence, one region includes:
- the LOC134751108 gene encoding heparan-alpha-glucosaminide N-acetyltransferase-like: MTMGQFENVGAFIRSCNGATLRYDQACLEIITTEPINFKSQYEECQGCKLLPTEPLTNSSSYMLKTLSPVRYAIENGNGQICNGSYQFLEFGQYSINLTEVTKQQCQPRMTAEPDAASLPILTAVLILLSMATLWYVVKGIGKRIIAGRLYARYFAREDNELGSETRVLTTEASVPRSPTRSRLRSLDIFRGAAIALMIFVNAGGGGYGIFSHSVWNGLTVADVVFPWFAFAMGQALVLSLNARLRTSLPRITALQQVALRSLLMAMAGVVLGSVNTSWAGVRLPGVLQRLAAMYLIVGALECAFMRTSQNITPGRSLFRDIAAGWQQWLATLSLVAVQICVTLTIPAPGCPRGYAGPGGLHLSAEGRNLTNCTGGIAGYIDRMVLGEAHLHKYGTFRDIYHTTVRHDPEGLLGILSGLLVVQAGAHATRIMLAYNHARARIMRWVFWSLIFGATGGALCMFSKNDGPIPINKNLWSVSFCLVTAATAFMTQAVLYYVVDLKMKWGGRPLYYAGQNALFLYLGSELLKKHFPLHIRVPAATHAQLLATHAFAMLVWIAVAIALHRKRIFITL, from the exons ATGACGATGGGTCAATTTGAGAACGTAGGAGCCTTTATACGGAGTTGCAATGGGGCTACGTTGCGCTACGACCAAGCATGTCTGGAAATCATTACAACGGAGCCAATAAACTTTAAGAGCCAGTATGAAGAATGCCAGGGCTGTAAGTTGCTGCCGACTGAGCCCCTCACAAACTCGTCGTCTTACATGTTAAAGACCTTAAGTCCCGTGCGCTACGCTATCGAGAATGGAAATGGCCAGATATGCAatg GTTCCTACCAGTTTCTCGAGTTTGGGCAGTACAGCATCAACCTCACCGAGGTGACCAAGCAGCAATGTCAGCCCCGGATGACAGCGGAGCCAGACGCCGCCTCGCTGCCCATCCTCACCGCTGTACTGATCTTGCTGTCCATGGCCACACTGTGGTATGTGGTCAAGGGCATCGGCAAGAGGATCATCGCTGGGAGATTGTATGCCAGATACTTTGCTAG GGAAGACAACGAGTTGGGCTCCGAAACGCGCGTTCTTACTACAGAAGCGAGCGTGCCCCGCTCCCCGACTCGCTCGCGTCTGCGTTCGCTGGACATCTTCCGCGGTGCTGCCATTGCTCTGATG ATTTTCGTAAACGCCGGCGGCGGCGGTTACGGCATCTTCTCTCACTCGGTGTGGAACGGCCTCACGGTGGCCGACGTCGTGTTCCCCTGGTTCGCCTTCGCCATGGGACAGGCGCTGGTGCTGTCCCTAAATGCACGCTTGAGGACCTCTCTGCCCAGGATCACAGCATTACAACAG GTGGCCCTCCGATCCCTTCTAATGGCGATGGCCGGCGTGGTTCTCGGCTCCGTGAACACCTCGTGGGCCGGGGTTCGACTCCCGGGCGTGCTGCAGCGCCTGGCTGCCATGTACCTCATCGTGGGGGCTCTGGAGTGCGCGTTCATGAGGACCAGCCAGAATATTACACCTG GTCGTTCTCTGTTCCGTGACATCGCGGCCGGTTGGCAACAGTGGCTCGCTACTCTCTCGCTTGTAGCAGTGCAG ATCTGCGTGACGCTAACCATCCCCGCGCCGGGCTGCCCCCGCGGCTACGCCGGCCCCGGCGGCCTGCACCTGTCGGCCGAGGGCAGGAACCTCACCAACTGCACCGGCGGCATCGCTGGATACATTGACCG AATGGTGTTGGGCGAAGCCCACCTCCACAAATACGGGACCTTCCGCGACATATACCACACCACCGTTCGCCACGACCCTGAGGGTCTCCTGGGGATCTTATCCGGTCTGCTGGTGGTCCAAGCCGGTGCCCACGCCACTAGGATCATGCTGGCTTACAACCATGCCAG AGCTCGCATAATGCGCTGGGTATTCTGGTCCCTGATCTTCGGAGCTACCGGCGGCGCCCTCTGCATGTTCTCCAAAAACGATGGCCCGATTCCGATCAACAAGAACCTATGGAGCGTCTCCTTCTGCCTGGTGACGGCCGCTACGGCGTTCATGACGCAGGCCGTGTTGTATTACGTGGTGGATCTCAAGATGAAGTGGGGCGGTCGTCCGCTGTATTACGCCG GTCAAAACGCGCTGTTCCTCTACCTAGGCTCCGAGTTACTGAAGAAGCACTTCCCGCTCCACATCCGCGTGCCGGCCGCCACGCACGCGCAGCTGCTCGCCACACACGCGTTCGCTATGCTCGTGTGGATCGCGGTCGCCATAGCGCTGCACAGGAAGAGGATCTTTATCACGCTGTAA